One genomic window of Roseateles sp. DAIF2 includes the following:
- a CDS encoding alpha/beta fold hydrolase, whose translation MSIISFAATDGFELKGHCYGDAATAKAGLLIAPAMGVEQRYYADFARWMAAQGWLVLSFDYRGMGASRPAAMQRSLKGLDADIRTWAERDASAALDELSRRLGGEHKPIHWLGHSLGGQILGLLPNRARVSRAVTVGCGSGYWRENSAGLKRYVWWLWYVLVPLALPLFGYFPGRKLRKVGDLPKGVMAQWRRWCLDPGYMMGEGGEALRAQYAALATPMLSLAFTDDEFMSRRNTESLHGFYAGARPELRRIAPKDVGVRRIGHFGFFRRGFESSLWPQVPAWLA comes from the coding sequence ATGAGCATCATCAGCTTTGCAGCGACCGACGGTTTCGAACTGAAGGGCCATTGCTACGGCGATGCGGCCACGGCCAAGGCCGGGCTGCTGATCGCGCCGGCGATGGGCGTCGAGCAGCGCTACTACGCGGACTTCGCGCGCTGGATGGCGGCGCAGGGCTGGCTGGTGCTGAGCTTCGATTACCGCGGCATGGGCGCCTCGCGCCCGGCCGCGATGCAGCGCTCGCTGAAAGGCCTGGATGCGGACATCCGCACCTGGGCCGAGCGCGATGCCAGCGCGGCGCTGGACGAGCTGTCGCGCCGGCTGGGCGGTGAGCACAAACCCATCCACTGGCTGGGCCACAGCCTGGGCGGCCAGATCCTCGGCCTGCTGCCGAACCGCGCGCGCGTCAGCCGCGCGGTCACCGTGGGCTGCGGCAGCGGCTACTGGCGCGAGAACAGCGCGGGCCTGAAGCGCTATGTCTGGTGGCTCTGGTATGTGCTCGTGCCGCTGGCGCTGCCGCTGTTCGGCTATTTCCCGGGCCGCAAGCTGCGCAAGGTCGGCGACCTGCCGAAGGGCGTGATGGCGCAATGGCGGCGCTGGTGCCTGGACCCCGGCTACATGATGGGCGAGGGCGGCGAGGCGCTGCGCGCGCAGTACGCGGCGCTGGCGACGCCGATGCTGTCGCTGGCTTTTACCGACGACGAGTTCATGTCGCGCCGCAATACCGAATCGCTGCACGGCTTCTATGCCGGCGCCCGGCCCGAGCTGCGCCGCATCGCACCCAAGGACGTGGGCGTGCGCCGCATCGGCCATTTCGGTTTCTTTCGCCGCGGTTTCGAATCCAGCCTGTGGCCGCAGGTGCCCGCCTGGCTGGCCTGA
- a CDS encoding enoyl-CoA hydratase, whose protein sequence is MSIKTAIVNGVAGIEIARPEKKNALTGDMYQQMADAINAAAGAGEVRAILIYGQPGIFTSGNDLEDFMARPRTGDDAPVFQFMRALLACEKPVIAAVTGAAIGIGTTLLLHCDFVYVADDARLAMPFVALGLVPEFGSSLLVPQLMGNRRAAEKLLLGDPFTGEQAVECGIANAVLPSGEVVNHARRVAERFNTLAPSAVRESKRLMRAPQREAVNEAIKTEADIFSGRLRSPEAMEAFQAFFQKRQPDFSKFE, encoded by the coding sequence ATGAGCATCAAGACCGCGATCGTCAACGGCGTGGCCGGCATCGAAATCGCCCGACCCGAGAAGAAGAACGCGCTGACCGGCGACATGTACCAGCAGATGGCCGATGCCATCAACGCCGCCGCCGGTGCTGGCGAGGTGCGCGCCATCCTGATCTACGGCCAGCCCGGCATCTTCACCTCCGGCAACGACCTGGAGGACTTCATGGCCCGCCCGCGCACCGGCGACGATGCGCCGGTGTTCCAGTTCATGCGCGCGCTGCTGGCCTGCGAGAAGCCGGTGATCGCCGCGGTGACCGGCGCCGCGATCGGCATCGGCACCACCCTGCTGCTGCATTGCGACTTCGTCTATGTGGCCGACGATGCCCGCCTGGCGATGCCCTTTGTCGCGCTGGGCCTGGTGCCGGAGTTCGGCTCCAGCCTGCTGGTGCCGCAGCTGATGGGCAATCGCCGCGCGGCCGAGAAGCTGCTGCTGGGCGACCCCTTCACCGGCGAGCAGGCGGTGGAATGCGGCATCGCCAACGCGGTGCTGCCGTCCGGCGAGGTGGTCAACCATGCGCGTCGCGTCGCCGAGCGCTTCAACACCCTGGCGCCCAGCGCGGTGCGCGAGAGTAAGCGCCTGATGCGCGCGCCGCAGCGCGAGGCCGTGAACGAGGCGATCAAGACCGAGGCGGATATCTTCAGCGGGCGCCTGCGCAGCCCCGAGGCGATGGAGGCCTTCCAGGCCTTCTTCCAGAAGCGCCAGCCGGACTTCAGCAAGTTCGAGTAA
- a CDS encoding acetyl-CoA C-acyltransferase: protein MSKQVQEAYICAATRLPIGKSGRGYFKNTRPDEMLSRVIQAALAQVPGLDPSVIEDAIIGCSFPEGEQGMNIARVAAVLSGLPNTVGGVTINRYCASGITALAMAADRIRVGEAEVMIAGGVESMSMVPMGGNKPSFPPAIFERDENIGLAYGMGLTAEKVAEKWKVSREDQDAFSLESHRRALAAIEAGHFRDEITPFEVIDRQPDLSGDGVITRKRVVDIDEGPRKDTSLEGLAKLKPVFAAKGSVTAGNSSQTSDGAGALIVASEAAVKRFDLKPLARFVSFTVRGVPPEIMGIGPIEAIPAALKLAGISAADLGWIELNEAFAAQSLAVLNDLDSKGIVLDRSKVNPNGGAIALGHPLGATGAIRAASVIHGLRRTGAKYGMVTMCVGAGQGAAGIIERL from the coding sequence ATGAGCAAGCAAGTTCAAGAAGCTTACATCTGCGCCGCCACCCGCCTGCCGATCGGCAAATCGGGCCGCGGCTATTTCAAGAACACGCGCCCGGACGAGATGCTGTCGCGCGTGATCCAGGCCGCGCTGGCCCAGGTGCCGGGTCTTGACCCCAGCGTGATCGAGGACGCGATCATCGGCTGCTCCTTCCCCGAGGGCGAGCAGGGCATGAACATCGCCCGCGTGGCCGCGGTGCTGTCGGGCCTGCCGAACACGGTGGGCGGCGTGACGATCAACCGCTACTGCGCCTCCGGCATCACCGCCCTGGCGATGGCGGCGGACCGCATCCGCGTCGGCGAAGCCGAGGTGATGATCGCCGGCGGCGTCGAGTCGATGTCGATGGTGCCGATGGGCGGCAACAAGCCCAGCTTCCCGCCCGCGATCTTCGAGCGCGACGAGAACATCGGCCTGGCGTACGGCATGGGCCTGACCGCCGAGAAGGTGGCCGAGAAGTGGAAGGTCTCGCGCGAGGACCAGGACGCCTTCTCGCTGGAATCGCACCGCCGCGCGCTGGCCGCCATCGAGGCCGGTCACTTCAGGGACGAGATCACGCCCTTCGAGGTGATCGATCGCCAGCCCGACCTGAGCGGCGACGGCGTGATCACCAGGAAGCGCGTCGTCGACATCGACGAAGGCCCGCGCAAGGACACCTCGCTGGAAGGCCTGGCGAAGCTCAAGCCGGTGTTCGCCGCCAAGGGCAGCGTCACCGCCGGCAACAGCTCGCAGACCTCGGACGGCGCCGGCGCGCTGATCGTGGCCTCGGAAGCCGCGGTCAAGCGCTTCGACCTGAAGCCGCTGGCCCGCTTCGTCAGCTTCACCGTGCGCGGCGTGCCGCCCGAGATCATGGGCATCGGCCCGATCGAGGCCATCCCCGCCGCGCTGAAGCTGGCCGGCATCAGCGCCGCCGACCTGGGCTGGATCGAGCTGAACGAGGCCTTCGCCGCGCAGTCGCTGGCCGTGCTGAACGACCTGGACAGCAAGGGCATCGTGCTGGACCGCAGCAAGGTGAACCCGAACGGCGGCGCGATCGCGCTGGGCCACCCGCTGGGCGCCACCGGCGCGATCCGCGCGGCTTCGGTCATCCATGGCCTGCGCCGCACCGGCGCCAAGTACGGCATGGTGACCATGTGCGTCGGCGCCGGCCAGGGCGCAGCCGGCATCATCGAGCGCCTGTAA
- a CDS encoding DUF1569 domain-containing protein, producing MRRRQLLIAASAPLGLSGCAGALSPGFAGWPQARESVLELLMRQHHLAHEQWSLAQMLQHAAQSIEFSMQGYPEPKGALFQQTLGRAAFAWFDARGQMSHNLAEPIPGAPALDPRQSLRASVQRLLDAMDAFATHKGALRPHFAYGELSRAEYQRAHLMHLANHWTQVQALTATA from the coding sequence ATGCGACGCCGCCAGCTGCTGATCGCCGCGAGCGCCCCCCTGGGCCTGAGCGGCTGCGCGGGCGCGCTGTCGCCCGGCTTTGCCGGCTGGCCGCAGGCGCGCGAATCGGTGCTGGAGCTGCTGATGCGCCAGCATCATCTGGCGCATGAGCAATGGAGCTTGGCGCAGATGCTGCAGCATGCGGCGCAGAGCATCGAGTTCTCGATGCAGGGCTATCCGGAGCCCAAGGGCGCGCTGTTCCAGCAGACCCTCGGCCGCGCCGCCTTCGCCTGGTTCGACGCGCGCGGCCAGATGAGCCACAACCTGGCCGAACCCATCCCCGGCGCGCCGGCGCTGGATCCCCGGCAGAGCCTGCGGGCCTCGGTGCAGCGCCTGCTGGATGCGATGGACGCCTTCGCGACGCACAAGGGGGCGTTGCGGCCGCATTTCGCCTATGGCGAGCTGAGTCGTGCCGAATACCAGCGCGCCCATCTGATGCATCTGGCCAACCACTGGACCCAGGTGCAGGCGCTGACCGCCACGGCCTGA